Proteins from a genomic interval of Solea solea chromosome 10, fSolSol10.1, whole genome shotgun sequence:
- the LOC131467213 gene encoding perforin-1-like has protein sequence MYIKALSLSHSTAESQHLQQTLFSLHTAEVHEQLSWSQNSDCLTPAMLALSDHAPLYQSLLLLLFHLSPVLSCPGPPSLCQAAPFVPGHNLAGEGYNVVTMRRQAAYVIDMKTSLKPGGTCELKINPLQGNKLQKTPLSVVDWRSYSRCTAKLISRKRSTSSALLQEYTNQESSGWKAGLELSRIVTVGLDVGGTRSNAYKFASSRTKEDHYSFSIHTFTCSHYSYRLSNKRPLSSEFKRDLENLPDSYSSSTKASYRRIITIYGTHYINKVYLGGRYRQIVATRTCLSKLNGFTSSQTHNCLSRGIKLGLGMLSLSPSFKTCSKVLKNKDTATSYSSGLYQQLTEVIGGTGWVGSFAFTKNDSVGFQKWLKTLKDHPDVVRYTLRPLYALVPRRSQKLGLKTAIQDYLKENAIKKSTTSPSCGIRYPNLDSSCCPKQAKKGKLVVTSVRAWGLKGDFFGKTEAFVKMWYGGKYHKTHSIRSNSPRWNSRYDLGNVDTHLSLEIEVWDKDVFSDDRLGSCSKSLLSGERTFTCQLKKGHVEIKYSLTCDRHLTGDKCQKYNPSP, from the exons ATGTATATAAAAGCGCTGTCACtttcacacagcacagcagagtCACAGCATCTTCAGCAAACACTCTTCAGTCTACACACTGCAGAAGTACATGAGCAACTCTCCTGGAGCCAAAACAG TGATTGTTTGACACCAGCCATGCTCGCCCTCTCAGACCACGCTCCTCTCTACCAGAGTCTGCTCCTCTTGCTGTTCCACCTCTCCcctgtcctctcctgtcctgGGCCCCCATCTCTATGTCAGGCTGCTCCCTTTGTACCGGGTCACAACCTGGCAGGGGAGGGCTATAATGTGGTCACCATGCGCCGACAAGCAGCCTATGTGATTGACATGAAGACCTCCCTCAAGCCAGGTGGCACTTGTGAACTCAAAATCAATCCTCTTCAAGGCAACAAGCTCCAGAAG ACACCACTCTCTGTCGTGGATTGGCGCTCATACAGCCGCTGCACCGCAAAGCTCATCAGCAGGAAACGCTCCACCTCCAG CGCACTACTTCAGGAATACACTAACCAAGAGAGCTCTGGCTGGAAG GCCGGACTCGAATTATCGCGTATTGTGACTGTTGGCCTGGATGTCGGGGGGACGCGCTCCAATGCTTACAAATTTGCTTCATCCAGGACCAAGGAGGACCATTACTCCTTCagcattcacacattcacctgTAGCCATTACAG ctACCGATTGTCAAATAAACGACCTCTCAGCTCTGAGTTCAAAAGGGATTTGGAGAACCTGCCGGATTCCTACTCTTCTTCCACTAAGGCGTCATACAGAAGGATCATAACGATCTATGGCACACATTATATCAAcaag GTGTATCTTGGGGGAAGGTACCGGCAAATCGTAGCAACGCGTACATGTCTGTCCAAACTGAATGGCTTCACTTCATCCCAG ACACACAACTGCTTGTCTCGGGGTATCAAATTAGGCCTGGGGATGTTATCACTATCTCCTTCATTTAAAACCTGCTCCAAAGTCCTAAAGAACAAGGACACGGCCACTTCGTACAGCTCTGGGCTCTACCAGCAGTTGACAGAGGTTATTGGAGGAACAGGTTGGGTGGGGTCCTTTGCATTCACCAAGAACGACTCCGTGGGCTTCCAGAAATGGTTGAAAACCCTCAAGGATCACCCTGATGTTGTTCGGTACACCCTACGACCGTTGTATGCGCTGGTGCCAAGAAGGTCACAGAAGTTAGGACTGAAGACGGCCATTCAGGATTACTTAAAAGAAAATGCCATCAAGAAATCGACCACAAGCCCGAGCTGCGGCATACGTTACCCTAACCTGGATTCGAGCTGCTGTCCTAAACAGGCCAAGAAGGGAAAGCTGGTTGTGACCAGCGTCAGAGCTTGGGGTCTGaaaggagatttttttgggAAGACTGAGGC GTTTGTTAAGATGTGGTATGGCGGGAAATACCACAAGACCCACAGCATAAGGTCAAATTCCCCTCGTTGGAACTCACGTTATGACCTTGGAAAT GTGGACACACACTTGAGCCTGGAGATTGAAGTCTGGGATAAAGATGTGTTCTCTGATGACCGTCTGGGATCATGTTCGAAATCCCTGCTCAGTGGGGAAAGAACATTCACGTGCCAACTCAAGAAAGGTCATGTTGAGATCAAGTACAGTCTCACCTGTGATCGTCACCTGACCGGAGACAAATGCCAGAAGTACAACCCGTCTCCATAG
- the si:ch211-14k19.8 gene encoding uncharacterized protein si:ch211-14k19.8 isoform X1 produces the protein MQLHACLLLFIITTDKTLVLSLSDCGGDVSVDQEPVGHISLMLPGPFTDTNRLNSVNHQSDKSISNCTWMIDIPLGKSLILKVALLDSGSRISVYCVWNKEDHGQVLERGGTALLSGCDGNKATLTWTGVGHSSNIIQLSYHVQEDERNSSLDNTSPYSVRDHMHSTQIGTSFTSTAPPELVRRTETVRGHLHEGLESSTRLQSVSGPSTLEQDLLHPTSPLQGLSADERGTLPFPEEGPNNGADTSGVAHRTDSPVSATHPYFQHALHTDPSNTANTETSSSNELPQTQTGLTDATASKSSTFIGTGTYKPASHTVTRSTSQSYHTLSTSITVPLTSSPSELPLLTTWENATVLIPHSGTPGESQAHSRRNQRSTDRIISDLTSAITTDPSESPSDPWQDSSGSVHADRKPTGSSTSSQSHAMTQLSSTSYTTESDNTFSSFHPVISGTGSFESVASDVSSPTAAFEPSGQFDDTVKLHTPTASTQSQTNLPQSTGSLTRSLHASSTATQTQAKTERAQRRFLDRLLTTNTIPSSPGVTTVEGSTSTFTGPSLSPREALTSAGVVHNSAVTGTTTETSTQYPTYTLIHELAPTNSPVHPLPSSTFLQQSATTHTHTTDVSHNSHTPTSLSSVTESTTMPKVFANHQTEPTSAQTSTMKSASSLTPLPSSATNEQSHEYISTTLSSLLSFTSARSDSGDRDADVETEDESWQPFHSISSTRTPTAGPPQRHPPWTTPYSGQESSAAPTASPLTSGPTQSSTTSRTPQFYIVPDQPAAVRVESIELLLQIIVEESRSAFTSGLEEDTIAWVEPYLQKAPGFSRLLGVWSSGYAVQSLVEFKASGALHWLSVTGPNSLLERTGLAQAARERRSFRSSKITNITLGGLQGDVCDWLLQCPAGYRCASHPETAAYNCSSACHFDYCHHHGICTHHPGQLPVCRCLVGDDFWYMGQRCDMRMTRARLVGACLAVLLILVAVIGVLAFVAVRRYRAILIQAKVDQTRSSYRRFNHFDELSGRFWLRSWAGSADSVDNPAFTRSDELLHLRALDRPCCYHDDTLSLASTCPSHGTHINTIYPHSSQYGWRGSGVSMGDGVLDSGKASDLSVCSWPVEPIHWTPFPLLQQLASHRTPTVRVSRPRSYCEGMELVEMGKSWTA, from the exons ATGCAGCTTCACGCCTGCCTGTTGCTTTTTATTATCACAACAG aTAAAACATTGGTCTTGTCGCTCTCAGACTGTGGTGGAGATGTCAGTGTGGATCAGGAGCCAGTCGGTCACATTAGTCTCATGTTACCTGGACCCTTTACTGACACTAACAGGCTCAACTCTGTGAACCACCAGTCTGACAAAAGCATTTCAAACTGTACATGGATGATTGATATTCCATTGGGTAAGTCCCTCATTTTAAAGGTAGCGTTGTTGGACAGTGGTTCACGGATATCAGTGTACTGTGTCTGGAACAAAGAAGATCATGGTCAGGTCCTGGAGAGAggggggacagctctgctctccGGCTGTGATGGAAACAAAGCCACCCTCACTTGGACAGGAGTGGGACACTCCTCAAATATAATTCAGCTGTCCTATCATG TCCAGGAAGATGAGAGGAATTCCTCGTTGGACAACACCAGCCCATATTCAGTCCGAGACCATATGCATTCAACTCAGATAGGCACCAGCTTTACAAGCACAGCTCCTCCAGAGTTGGTGAGAAGGACAGAGACGGTGAGAGGTCACCTCCATGAAGGTCTGGAGTCGAGTACAAGACTTCAGTCTGTGTCTGGTCCGTCCACTCTGGAGCAGGACCTGCTACACCCCACCTCACCCCTACAGGGACTCAGTGCTGATGAGAGGGGAACTCTCCCTTTTCCTGAGGAAGGACCAAACAATGGAGCGGATACATCTGGTGTTGCTCACCGCACCGATAGTCCCGTATCTGCAACACACCCCTATTTTCAGCATGCACTCCACACAGACCCAtcaaacactgcaaacacagaaacaagctCTAGCAATGAGCTCCCTCAAACCCAGACGGGTCTGACAGATGCAACAGCCAGTAAATCCAGCACCTTTATTGGCACAGGCACATACAAACCTGCAAGTCACACAGTTACACGTTCAACCTCACAAAGTTATCACACACTGTCCACCTCCATTACCGTGCCTCTCACTTCTTCTCCCTCTGAGCTACCTCTCCTGACAACCTGGGAGAATGCTACTGTCCTAATCCCTCATAGTGGGACACCTGGGGAGAGTCAAGCCCACTCCAGGAGAAACCAGAGAAGCACAGACCGAATCATCTCAGATCTGACCTCTGCTATCACTACTGACCCTTCAGAGTCACCCTCTGACCCTTGGCAGGATTCCTCAGGCAGTGTGCATGCTGATAGAAAACCCACTGGATCATCTACATCCTCACAGTCTCATGCTATGACTCAGCTGTCATCCACCAGCTACACCACAGAGTCTGACAACACTTTTAGTTCATTTCATCCAGTCATAAGTGGAACCGGCTCATTTGAATCAGTAGCATCTGATGTTTCCAGTCCAACGGCTGCGTTTGAGCCTTCTGGTCAATTTGATGACACAGTGAAGCTGCACACTCCCACTGCTTCCACACAGAGTCAAACTAACTTGCCGCAAAGCACAGGGAGCCTCACACGCTCTCTTCACGCGTCTTCTAcagccacacagacacaagcgAAGACAGAGAGGGCTCAAAGAAGGTTCCTTGATAGACTTTTGACCACAAACACTATTCCCTCCTCCCCCGGTGTTACAACAGTTGAAGGCAGTACTTCAACTTTCACAGGTCCATCGCTATCACCCAGAGAAGCACTGACATCGGCAGGTGTTGTCCATAACTCAGCTGTAACAGGAACAACTACCGAAACGTCTACACAATATCCAACTTACACACTTATACATGAACTCGCACCAACAAATTCACCTGTTCATCCTTTACCATCCAGTACTTTTCTACAGCAGTCTGCAACTACTCACACACATACCACCGACGTTTCACACAACTCTCACACACCCACATCTCTGTCCTCTGTGACCGAGTCCACCACCATGCCAAAAGTCTTTGCCAACCACCAAACTGAGCCTACATCAGCACAAACATCAACAATGAAATCTGCATCTTCACTCACACCTTTGCCGTCCTCTGCTACAAACGAACAATCCCATGAGTACATTAGTACTACGCTTTCGTCTCTGCTGTCATTCACAAGTGCAAGATCAGATAGCGGTGATAGAGATGCAGACGTAGAGACGGAGGATGAGTCTTGGCAACCTTTTCACAGCATCTCATCCACACGCACTCCCACAGCTGGACCACCACAGCGACATCCACCATGGACAACCCCATATTCAGGTCAGGAGAGCAGTGCAGCACCCACAGCTTCTCCCTTAACCTCTGGACCCACTCAGAGCTCCACAACCAGTCGGACACCCCAGTTTTACATCGTGCCAGACCAGCCTGCAGCTGTTCGAg TGGAGTCaattgagctgctgctgcaaataATTGTTGAAGAGTCCAGATCAGCTTTTACCTCTGGCTTGGAGGAGGACACTATTGCCTGG GTGGAACCTTATCTACAGAAAGCCCCAGGGTTCAGCAGGCTGCTGGGGGTCTGGAGCAG tggCTATGCAGTGCAGAGTTTGGTGGAGTTTAAAGCCAGCGGTGCTCTGCACTGGCTCAGTGTGACGGGTCCAAACTCACTGCTGGAAAGAACAGGACTCGCTCAGGCTGCGCGTGAAAGGAGGAGCTTCAGATCATCCAAGATCACCAACATCACACTGGGAG GTCTGCAGGGCGACGTGTGTGACTGGTTACTTCAGTGTCCTGCAGGCTACAGATGTGCGTCCCACCCTGAAACTGCAGCATATAACTGCTCCTCCGCCTGTCACTTTGACTACTGTCACCACCATGGCATCTGTACGCACCATCCAGGCCAACTCCCAGTGTGCCG CTGCCTTGTGGGAGACGACTTCTGGTACATGGGCCAGAGGTGCGACATGAGGATGACTCGTGCGCGGCTCGTGGGTGCGTGTCTTGCAGTCTTACTCATCCTGGTGGCAGTCATCGGGGTTTTGGCCTTTGTGGCAGTGCGGCGCTACCGAGCCATTCTGATCCAGGCTAAAGTCGACCAAACTCGCAGCAG TTATCGCCGGTTCAACCACTTCGATGAACTATCAGGTCGGTTCTGGTTGCGTTCGTGGGCGGGATCAGCAGACTCGGTGGACAACCCTGCCTTCACACGCTCCGATGAGTTACTGCACCTGCGGGCGCTCGACCGCCCCTGCTGCTACCATGATGACACACTGTCACTGGCCTCCACCTGCCCCAGCCATGGAACACACATCAACACAATCTACCCACACAG CTCTCAGTATGGTTGGAGGGGAAGTGGAGTGAGTATGGGGGATGGTGTGTTGGACTCCGGTAAGGCCAGTGATCTTTCCGTCTGTAGCTGGCCCGTGGAGCCCATTCACTGGACTCCGTTCCCACTTTTGCAGCAACTGGCTTCCCACAGGACACCCACA GTGAGGGTTTCAAGGCCACGGTCGTACTGTGAAGGCATGGAGCTGGTCGAGATGGGGAAGAGCTGGACTGCTTGA
- the si:ch211-14k19.8 gene encoding uncharacterized protein si:ch211-14k19.8 isoform X2: MQLHACLLLFIITTDKTLVLSLSDCGGDVSVDQEPVGHISLMLPGPFTDTNRLNSVNHQSDKSISNCTWMIDIPLVQEDERNSSLDNTSPYSVRDHMHSTQIGTSFTSTAPPELVRRTETVRGHLHEGLESSTRLQSVSGPSTLEQDLLHPTSPLQGLSADERGTLPFPEEGPNNGADTSGVAHRTDSPVSATHPYFQHALHTDPSNTANTETSSSNELPQTQTGLTDATASKSSTFIGTGTYKPASHTVTRSTSQSYHTLSTSITVPLTSSPSELPLLTTWENATVLIPHSGTPGESQAHSRRNQRSTDRIISDLTSAITTDPSESPSDPWQDSSGSVHADRKPTGSSTSSQSHAMTQLSSTSYTTESDNTFSSFHPVISGTGSFESVASDVSSPTAAFEPSGQFDDTVKLHTPTASTQSQTNLPQSTGSLTRSLHASSTATQTQAKTERAQRRFLDRLLTTNTIPSSPGVTTVEGSTSTFTGPSLSPREALTSAGVVHNSAVTGTTTETSTQYPTYTLIHELAPTNSPVHPLPSSTFLQQSATTHTHTTDVSHNSHTPTSLSSVTESTTMPKVFANHQTEPTSAQTSTMKSASSLTPLPSSATNEQSHEYISTTLSSLLSFTSARSDSGDRDADVETEDESWQPFHSISSTRTPTAGPPQRHPPWTTPYSGQESSAAPTASPLTSGPTQSSTTSRTPQFYIVPDQPAAVRVESIELLLQIIVEESRSAFTSGLEEDTIAWVEPYLQKAPGFSRLLGVWSSGYAVQSLVEFKASGALHWLSVTGPNSLLERTGLAQAARERRSFRSSKITNITLGGLQGDVCDWLLQCPAGYRCASHPETAAYNCSSACHFDYCHHHGICTHHPGQLPVCRCLVGDDFWYMGQRCDMRMTRARLVGACLAVLLILVAVIGVLAFVAVRRYRAILIQAKVDQTRSSYRRFNHFDELSGRFWLRSWAGSADSVDNPAFTRSDELLHLRALDRPCCYHDDTLSLASTCPSHGTHINTIYPHSSQYGWRGSGVSMGDGVLDSGKASDLSVCSWPVEPIHWTPFPLLQQLASHRTPTVRVSRPRSYCEGMELVEMGKSWTA, encoded by the exons ATGCAGCTTCACGCCTGCCTGTTGCTTTTTATTATCACAACAG aTAAAACATTGGTCTTGTCGCTCTCAGACTGTGGTGGAGATGTCAGTGTGGATCAGGAGCCAGTCGGTCACATTAGTCTCATGTTACCTGGACCCTTTACTGACACTAACAGGCTCAACTCTGTGAACCACCAGTCTGACAAAAGCATTTCAAACTGTACATGGATGATTGATATTCCATTGG TCCAGGAAGATGAGAGGAATTCCTCGTTGGACAACACCAGCCCATATTCAGTCCGAGACCATATGCATTCAACTCAGATAGGCACCAGCTTTACAAGCACAGCTCCTCCAGAGTTGGTGAGAAGGACAGAGACGGTGAGAGGTCACCTCCATGAAGGTCTGGAGTCGAGTACAAGACTTCAGTCTGTGTCTGGTCCGTCCACTCTGGAGCAGGACCTGCTACACCCCACCTCACCCCTACAGGGACTCAGTGCTGATGAGAGGGGAACTCTCCCTTTTCCTGAGGAAGGACCAAACAATGGAGCGGATACATCTGGTGTTGCTCACCGCACCGATAGTCCCGTATCTGCAACACACCCCTATTTTCAGCATGCACTCCACACAGACCCAtcaaacactgcaaacacagaaacaagctCTAGCAATGAGCTCCCTCAAACCCAGACGGGTCTGACAGATGCAACAGCCAGTAAATCCAGCACCTTTATTGGCACAGGCACATACAAACCTGCAAGTCACACAGTTACACGTTCAACCTCACAAAGTTATCACACACTGTCCACCTCCATTACCGTGCCTCTCACTTCTTCTCCCTCTGAGCTACCTCTCCTGACAACCTGGGAGAATGCTACTGTCCTAATCCCTCATAGTGGGACACCTGGGGAGAGTCAAGCCCACTCCAGGAGAAACCAGAGAAGCACAGACCGAATCATCTCAGATCTGACCTCTGCTATCACTACTGACCCTTCAGAGTCACCCTCTGACCCTTGGCAGGATTCCTCAGGCAGTGTGCATGCTGATAGAAAACCCACTGGATCATCTACATCCTCACAGTCTCATGCTATGACTCAGCTGTCATCCACCAGCTACACCACAGAGTCTGACAACACTTTTAGTTCATTTCATCCAGTCATAAGTGGAACCGGCTCATTTGAATCAGTAGCATCTGATGTTTCCAGTCCAACGGCTGCGTTTGAGCCTTCTGGTCAATTTGATGACACAGTGAAGCTGCACACTCCCACTGCTTCCACACAGAGTCAAACTAACTTGCCGCAAAGCACAGGGAGCCTCACACGCTCTCTTCACGCGTCTTCTAcagccacacagacacaagcgAAGACAGAGAGGGCTCAAAGAAGGTTCCTTGATAGACTTTTGACCACAAACACTATTCCCTCCTCCCCCGGTGTTACAACAGTTGAAGGCAGTACTTCAACTTTCACAGGTCCATCGCTATCACCCAGAGAAGCACTGACATCGGCAGGTGTTGTCCATAACTCAGCTGTAACAGGAACAACTACCGAAACGTCTACACAATATCCAACTTACACACTTATACATGAACTCGCACCAACAAATTCACCTGTTCATCCTTTACCATCCAGTACTTTTCTACAGCAGTCTGCAACTACTCACACACATACCACCGACGTTTCACACAACTCTCACACACCCACATCTCTGTCCTCTGTGACCGAGTCCACCACCATGCCAAAAGTCTTTGCCAACCACCAAACTGAGCCTACATCAGCACAAACATCAACAATGAAATCTGCATCTTCACTCACACCTTTGCCGTCCTCTGCTACAAACGAACAATCCCATGAGTACATTAGTACTACGCTTTCGTCTCTGCTGTCATTCACAAGTGCAAGATCAGATAGCGGTGATAGAGATGCAGACGTAGAGACGGAGGATGAGTCTTGGCAACCTTTTCACAGCATCTCATCCACACGCACTCCCACAGCTGGACCACCACAGCGACATCCACCATGGACAACCCCATATTCAGGTCAGGAGAGCAGTGCAGCACCCACAGCTTCTCCCTTAACCTCTGGACCCACTCAGAGCTCCACAACCAGTCGGACACCCCAGTTTTACATCGTGCCAGACCAGCCTGCAGCTGTTCGAg TGGAGTCaattgagctgctgctgcaaataATTGTTGAAGAGTCCAGATCAGCTTTTACCTCTGGCTTGGAGGAGGACACTATTGCCTGG GTGGAACCTTATCTACAGAAAGCCCCAGGGTTCAGCAGGCTGCTGGGGGTCTGGAGCAG tggCTATGCAGTGCAGAGTTTGGTGGAGTTTAAAGCCAGCGGTGCTCTGCACTGGCTCAGTGTGACGGGTCCAAACTCACTGCTGGAAAGAACAGGACTCGCTCAGGCTGCGCGTGAAAGGAGGAGCTTCAGATCATCCAAGATCACCAACATCACACTGGGAG GTCTGCAGGGCGACGTGTGTGACTGGTTACTTCAGTGTCCTGCAGGCTACAGATGTGCGTCCCACCCTGAAACTGCAGCATATAACTGCTCCTCCGCCTGTCACTTTGACTACTGTCACCACCATGGCATCTGTACGCACCATCCAGGCCAACTCCCAGTGTGCCG CTGCCTTGTGGGAGACGACTTCTGGTACATGGGCCAGAGGTGCGACATGAGGATGACTCGTGCGCGGCTCGTGGGTGCGTGTCTTGCAGTCTTACTCATCCTGGTGGCAGTCATCGGGGTTTTGGCCTTTGTGGCAGTGCGGCGCTACCGAGCCATTCTGATCCAGGCTAAAGTCGACCAAACTCGCAGCAG TTATCGCCGGTTCAACCACTTCGATGAACTATCAGGTCGGTTCTGGTTGCGTTCGTGGGCGGGATCAGCAGACTCGGTGGACAACCCTGCCTTCACACGCTCCGATGAGTTACTGCACCTGCGGGCGCTCGACCGCCCCTGCTGCTACCATGATGACACACTGTCACTGGCCTCCACCTGCCCCAGCCATGGAACACACATCAACACAATCTACCCACACAG CTCTCAGTATGGTTGGAGGGGAAGTGGAGTGAGTATGGGGGATGGTGTGTTGGACTCCGGTAAGGCCAGTGATCTTTCCGTCTGTAGCTGGCCCGTGGAGCCCATTCACTGGACTCCGTTCCCACTTTTGCAGCAACTGGCTTCCCACAGGACACCCACA GTGAGGGTTTCAAGGCCACGGTCGTACTGTGAAGGCATGGAGCTGGTCGAGATGGGGAAGAGCTGGACTGCTTGA
- the LOC131466374 gene encoding perforin-1-like has product MIVLSNHAPLSLSLLLLLFHLSSVLSIPGSPVLCQSTPFIPGHNLAGEGYNMVTMRRQGAYVIDVKTYLNSNGSCELQHNPLQGNKLQKAPLSVVDWRSYSRCATNLYSSVHTSISSLLQKYTDQDSTEWKLGLDFSKFGGLDVGGTRSNAYSFASSRTREDRHSFSIHTITCSHYSYRLSNRPPLSSEFQRDLASLPNSYTPSTKASYRLIIATYGTHYINKVYLGGRYRQFSAIRTCLSTLNGFTSSQAHSCLSLGIRLGLGKISLSPSVKTCSNVLENRDTATSSSSGLHQHLSEVKGGTGWMGEIALTHNNSVGFQDWLKTLKDHPDIVQYTLRPLYDLVPKMSQNVGLKAAIHDYLKENGIKSSTASLNCGSSYPNLDSSCCPRRSRKGNLMVTIVRAWGLKGDLIGNTEAYVKMWYANHYRRTHMIRSNYPYWNSRYYLGNVDTHLGLRIEVWDKDVRFDDLLGSCVRYLSRGTHRFTCYAKNGGIEIQYTLTCDRHLTGNQCQQYRPTP; this is encoded by the exons GCTCCTCTCAGCCTGAGTCTGCTCCTCCTTCTGTTCCacctctcttctgtcctctccaTTCCTGGGTCGCCAGTACTGTGTCAGTCCACTCCCTTTATTCCGGGTCACAACCTGGCAGGGGAGGGCTATAATATGGTCACCATGCGCCGACAAGGAGCGTACGTGATTGATGTGAAGACCTATCTCAACTCAAATGGCTCGTGTGAACTTCAACATAATCCTCTTCAAGGCAACAAGCTCCAAAAG GCACCTCTCTCTGTAGTGGATTGGCGCTCGTACAGCCGCTGCGCCACAAACCTCTACAGCAGTGTACACACCTCCATCAG CTCACTACTTCAGAAATACACCGACCAGGACAGCACTGAGTGGAAG CTGGGACTCGATTTTTCCAAGTTTGGTGGCCTGGATGTCGGAGGGACGCGTTCCAATGCTTACAGCTTTGCTTCATCCAGGACCAGGGAGGACCGTCACTCCTTCAGCATTCACACAATCACCTGTAGTCATTACAG CTACCGACTGTCAAACAGGCCACCTCTAAGCTCCGAGTTTCAGAGGGATCTGGCGAGTCTGCCTAATTCCTACACTCCTTCAACCAAAGCTTCATACAGACTGATCATAGCGACCTATGGCACACACTATATCAATAAG gTTTATCTTGGGGGAAGATATCGGCAATTTTCAGCTATACGTACATGTTTGTCCACACTGAACGGCTTCACTTCATCCCAG GCACACAGCTGCCTGTCTCTGGGTATCAGATTAGGCCTGGGGAAGATATCACTGTCCCCATCTGTTAAAACCTGCTCCAATGTCCTAGAGAACAGGGACACGGCCACTTCGTCCAGCTCTGGACTCCACCAGCACTTATCGGAGGTTAAAGGAGGAACAGGTTGGATGGGGGAGATAGCACTCACCCATAACAACTCAGTGGGCTTCCAAGATTGGTTGAAAACCCTCAAGGATCACCCTGACATTGTTCAATACACCCTTCGACCATTGTATGATCTGGTGCCAAAGATGTCACAGAATGTAGGACTGAAGGCGGCCATTCATGATTACTTAAAAGAAAATGGCATCAAGAGCTCGACCGCAAGCCTGAACTGTGGCAGTAGTTACCCTAACCTGGATTCCAGCTGCTGTCCTAGACGGTCCCGCAAGGGAAATCTGATGGTGACCATCGTCAGAGCTTGGGGTCTGAAAGGAGATTTAATTGGGAATACTGAGGC GTATGTTAAGATGTGGTACGCCAACCATTACCGAAGGACCCACATGATCAGGTCCAACTACCCTTACTGGAACTCAAGATATTATCTCGGCAAT GTGGACACACACTTGGGTCTAAGGATTGAAGTCTGGGATAAAGATGTGAGGTTTGATGACCTTCTGGGATCCTGTGTGAGGTACCTGAGCAGGGGGACACATCGTTTCACCTGCTATGCCAAGAATGGTGGCATTGAGATCCAGTACACTCTCACCTGTGATCGTCACCTGACTGGAAACCAATGCCAGCAGTACAGACCAACTCCATAG